A single genomic interval of Gemmatimonas aurantiaca harbors:
- a CDS encoding Ig-like domain-containing protein translates to MPLPLPQSARRCPAGVLHRPRTPRALVFSLFITSLLASACGGGGGDGGGPVTPPTPTAPTISLNATTAELAGLGSTTTATATVSPASATVSWRSETPAVATVSGTGTSATITAVGAGSATIVAEALNGTLRAEARLTVTVRAVARGVDVQPATAALQVGQTRQLTATVSGDAGIDTRVTWRSTAATIATIDSTGLVTAVAPGTAAMIASSRTTDRTGAALLDTSIVTVSAVPRVRSVIITPTTDTALVGQARQFTATVTADSGLARTVTWRSGNSAVATVAADGRVTTTSAGTASITAIATADTTMRASATLVVRAPVVRSITVQTVAALEITDTAQLVVTVSADSGADTRVSYLSASPTIATVSATGRVIAVATGTTTITVSSVATPAVTATASITVKAPAFPTRWTSTYDARLGEAEIVSQIIDMQPLAGNDIVLAVGANSAGRGRAWEESANGGWRAVSIPEGAALRDIATTSTGAWVAGDSGRILRRTATGWVREVTNTTRNLQFITMRADGAGFATGAGGLILERRDTTWDVLSDAGIPGAPSEARDLVIAPTGRRFFMLWSVLAPWATTDVLEFNAGTWTPLPRSSLTGRAGSLFMLSTGELLVAGNENNAFNWYVARYAGSNWQRVSTSSTQTTNNSAVPVVCGNGDVIVSAGLGDIYRYGGGSLTAMTVPNGARNPSSLQACRSAQDRTVRMLNTVAGGALWRIVGNSVTATGYFPNNAVLSMSSDGKAWTVGRSAESALRYDGQRWTPLLLGRTSTIGFSNGAVATDASGAAYFTLSGVAARYTNGVLQWSTTSTDFIRMWGPSLDALWGVGPASSSIGRQGLMRLVGSTWVNAGVPAIATNWSFNDLHGTGPDNIMAVTTLANANRVLRWNGTSFTIDTASTTGFYDRIVVLSSTEALLYGGSGALRWNGTRWSPLPVLGSTIRVMTGRAPGEYYAFASDRNIYTLQNDRWVSVGTTPELVNDAMYVGNRALAVGQNGLVVYGTALR, encoded by the coding sequence GTGCCCCTTCCGTTGCCCCAATCCGCCCGCCGATGCCCGGCGGGTGTCCTCCATCGCCCGCGCACGCCCCGGGCGCTGGTTTTCTCCCTGTTCATCACCTCTCTCCTCGCGTCCGCGTGTGGCGGCGGAGGAGGAGACGGCGGTGGACCGGTCACACCGCCCACTCCCACCGCACCCACCATCTCCCTGAACGCAACCACCGCCGAACTGGCCGGCCTCGGTTCCACCACGACCGCCACGGCCACCGTTTCCCCCGCCAGTGCCACCGTGAGCTGGCGCAGTGAGACACCCGCCGTGGCCACGGTGTCGGGCACGGGCACCTCCGCCACCATCACCGCCGTCGGTGCGGGCAGCGCCACCATCGTGGCCGAAGCGCTGAATGGCACACTGCGCGCGGAAGCCCGTCTCACCGTGACCGTGCGCGCGGTGGCCCGCGGCGTGGACGTGCAACCGGCAACGGCCGCGTTGCAGGTGGGGCAGACGAGGCAACTGACCGCAACCGTCAGCGGCGACGCGGGGATCGACACCCGCGTGACGTGGCGCAGTACGGCGGCCACGATTGCCACGATCGACAGCACGGGTCTCGTGACCGCCGTGGCACCGGGCACGGCGGCGATGATCGCGAGCAGCCGAACGACGGATCGCACGGGCGCGGCGTTGTTGGACACCAGCATCGTCACGGTCAGCGCCGTGCCGCGGGTGCGCAGCGTGATCATCACGCCCACCACCGATACGGCGCTCGTGGGTCAGGCACGTCAGTTCACGGCCACCGTGACCGCCGACAGCGGACTCGCGCGCACCGTGACCTGGCGTTCGGGCAACAGTGCCGTGGCCACCGTCGCCGCTGACGGACGTGTGACCACGACCAGCGCGGGCACCGCGTCCATCACCGCCATCGCCACGGCCGACACCACCATGCGCGCATCGGCCACACTGGTGGTGCGTGCGCCGGTGGTACGCAGCATCACCGTGCAGACGGTGGCCGCACTCGAAATCACCGACACCGCACAACTCGTGGTGACCGTGAGTGCCGACAGTGGCGCCGACACCCGGGTCAGTTACCTCAGCGCGTCACCCACCATCGCGACCGTGAGCGCCACCGGACGGGTCATCGCCGTGGCCACGGGCACCACCACCATCACGGTGAGCAGCGTCGCGACGCCCGCCGTCACGGCCACCGCATCCATCACCGTGAAGGCGCCGGCCTTTCCGACCCGATGGACGTCCACCTACGACGCCCGTCTGGGTGAGGCGGAAATCGTCAGTCAGATCATCGACATGCAGCCCCTGGCCGGCAACGACATCGTGCTGGCCGTGGGCGCCAACAGCGCGGGCCGAGGACGGGCGTGGGAAGAATCCGCGAACGGAGGCTGGCGCGCCGTCAGCATCCCCGAGGGCGCCGCGCTGCGCGACATTGCGACCACCTCCACGGGCGCATGGGTGGCGGGCGACAGCGGACGCATTCTCCGCCGCACGGCCACGGGCTGGGTGCGTGAGGTCACCAACACCACGCGCAATCTGCAGTTCATCACCATGCGCGCCGACGGCGCCGGCTTTGCGACTGGCGCCGGCGGACTCATCCTCGAGCGACGCGACACCACCTGGGATGTGCTCAGTGATGCCGGCATCCCCGGTGCACCATCGGAGGCACGTGATCTCGTCATCGCGCCCACGGGTCGACGGTTCTTCATGTTGTGGAGTGTGCTCGCGCCATGGGCCACCACCGATGTTCTCGAATTCAACGCCGGCACCTGGACACCGCTGCCCCGTTCTTCGCTGACCGGCAGAGCGGGATCGCTCTTCATGTTGTCCACGGGGGAACTGCTCGTGGCTGGCAACGAGAACAACGCCTTCAACTGGTACGTCGCCCGCTATGCCGGCAGCAACTGGCAACGCGTGAGCACCTCCTCCACGCAGACCACCAACAACTCGGCCGTCCCCGTGGTGTGCGGCAATGGCGACGTGATCGTATCGGCCGGCCTCGGTGACATCTATCGCTACGGCGGTGGTTCACTGACGGCCATGACCGTGCCCAACGGCGCACGCAATCCCAGCAGTCTGCAGGCCTGTCGCAGCGCACAGGACCGCACCGTGCGGATGCTCAACACCGTCGCCGGCGGCGCGCTCTGGCGCATCGTCGGCAACAGCGTCACGGCCACCGGATATTTCCCCAACAATGCCGTGCTGTCGATGAGCAGCGATGGCAAGGCGTGGACGGTGGGGCGCAGCGCCGAATCGGCCCTGCGATACGATGGACAGCGGTGGACCCCGTTGCTGCTGGGACGCACCTCCACGATCGGCTTCTCCAACGGCGCCGTGGCCACCGATGCCTCGGGCGCCGCGTACTTCACCCTCTCCGGCGTCGCGGCGCGTTACACCAACGGCGTGTTGCAGTGGAGCACGACATCCACCGACTTCATCCGCATGTGGGGGCCCTCGCTGGACGCCCTGTGGGGCGTCGGTCCGGCGTCTTCGTCGATCGGCCGGCAGGGACTGATGCGCCTGGTCGGCAGCACCTGGGTGAACGCGGGCGTTCCGGCCATCGCCACCAACTGGAGCTTCAACGACCTGCATGGCACCGGACCCGACAACATCATGGCCGTGACCACACTGGCCAACGCCAATCGGGTGCTGCGATGGAACGGCACGAGCTTCACGATCGACACGGCGTCCACCACCGGCTTCTACGATCGCATCGTGGTGTTGTCGTCCACCGAAGCGCTGCTCTACGGCGGCTCGGGCGCGCTGCGCTGGAACGGCACGCGCTGGTCACCCCTGCCCGTGTTGGGGTCCACCATCCGTGTGATGACGGGACGCGCGCCGGGCGAGTATTACGCATTTGCCAGCGATCGCAACATCTACACGCTGCAGAACGATCGGTGGGTGTCCGTGGGTACCACACCCGAGCTCGTGAACGA